A region of Spodoptera frugiperda isolate SF20-4 chromosome 26, AGI-APGP_CSIRO_Sfru_2.0, whole genome shotgun sequence DNA encodes the following proteins:
- the LOC118264098 gene encoding prostaglandin reductase 1-like isoform X1, with protein sequence MVRARKYVVVNEFKGWPKREDFQIEEYELPPLKDGEILVKTQWLSVDPYMRIYSSPQKYDQFGYNVGEVVETKAADYPVGTKVVSHKGWCDYVILDTNKFYDEFHPSGKIYKLPVMEGLPDSLALGAVGMPGATAYFGFLEHCRPKPGETVVVTGAAGAVGSLVGQIAKIKGCKVIGFAGSDEKVKWLESIGFDKAINYKTADTAAALRAAAPQGVDCYYDNVGGELSSTILYQMNQYGRVVVIGFISSYNEDSKNLTKVTPLQPAILFHRLSIRGYVVWESLDKFPEAFEQITKWIQSGKIVAKEHVTEGFENLFDALIGVLRGDNIGKAVVKI encoded by the coding sequence ATGGTGAGAGCACGCAAGTACGTTGTAGTCAACGAGTTCAAGGGTTGGCCCAAACGTGAAGATTTCCAAATTGAGGAGTACGAGCTGCCGCCCCTCAAGGATGGAGAGATTCTGGTCAAAACCCAGTGGTTGAGTGTGGATCCATACATGCGGATCTACAGTTCGCCGCAAAAATACGACCAGTTCGGTTACAATGTCGGCGAAGTAGTAGAAACGAAGGCCGCTGACTACCCAGTTGGCACCAAAGTGGTGTCACACAAGGGCTGGTGTGACTACGTCATCTTAGATACTAACAAGTTTTATGACGAGTTTCATCCTTCTGGAAAAATTTACAAACTACCAGTCATGGAAGGTCTACCAGACTCTCTGGCACTTGGAGCTGTAGGCATGCCAGGTGCTACTGCATACTTTGGATTCCTAGAACACTGCAGACCCAAACCTGGTGAGACAGTTGTCGTGACTGGCGCTGCCGGAGCTGTGGGCTCTTTGGTCGGACAGATTGCGAAGATCAAAGGCTGCAAGGTGATCGGCTTCGCTGGCTCCGACGAGAAAGTCAAGTGGCTGGAGAGCATCGGCTTTGACAAGGCGATCAACTACAAGACTGCCGACACCGCGGCTGCACTGAGAGCAGCTGCTCCGCAGGGAGTGGACTGTTACTACGACAACGTCGGCGGAGAGCTGAGCAGCACCATCTTGTACCAGATGAATCAATATGGACGAGTCGTAGTTATTGGCTTCATTAGCTCATACAATGAGGATTCTAAGAACTTGACCAAAGTAACACCCTTACAACCTGCGATATTATTCCACCGACTATCGATCAGAGGTTACGTTGTATGGGAGTCACTTGACAAGTTCCCTGAAGCATTCGAACAAATCACCAAGTGGATACAGAGTGGGAAGATAGTGGCCAAAGAACATGTCACGGAAGGTTTTGAGAATCTCTTTGATGCTTTAATAGGAGTGCTGAGAGGTGACAATATCGGAAAGGctgttgttaaaatataa
- the LOC118264101 gene encoding prostaglandin reductase 1-like produces the protein MVKARKYVVKKHFEGLPKREDYDIVEYELPPLKNGEILVKVEWISVDPYLRAYNSRFPVPYDQFGFQVGIVEDSKDPRYPVGTRVVSHKGWCDYCVINTTDTSVAPAEIPHKLPNLKGLSNSLGVGAVGMPGCTAYFGFLELCQPKAGETVVVSGAAGAVGSLVGQIAKIKGCKVIGFAGSDDKLKWLEEIGFDKAINYKTADIAKALKEAAPNGVDCYFDNVGGELSSAIINQMNEFGRVSVCGAISSYNDAELPKSTILQPALVSKQLRIEGFIVWRWYSRHSEAFAELTKWILSGELKPREHITEGFENMVDAFVGMLKGNNYGKAVVKL, from the coding sequence ATGGTGAAGGCAAGAAAGTACGTGGTCAAAAAACATTTCGAGGGTTTACCCAAACGGGAGGACTACGACATTGTGGAATACGAGCTGCCTCCGCTCAAGAATGGAGAGATCCTCGTCAAAGTTGAGTGGATCAGTGTGGACCCATACTTACGAGCGTACAACTCGCGCTTCCCTGTTCCATACGACCAGTTCGGTTTCCAAGTTGGAATAGTAGAAGACTCCAAAGATCCCAGATATCCTGTCGGCACCAGAGTGGTCTCTCACAAAGGATGGTGTGACTACTGCGTCATTAATACAACTGATACTAGTGTTGCACCGGCTGAAATACCTCACAAGCTACCTAACTTGAAAGGATTATCAAATTCTTTGGGTGTTGGTGCCGTTGGTATGCCAGGGTGCACTGCGTACTTTGGATTCCTAGAACTTTGTCAGCCCAAGGCTGGTGAGACAGTTGTTGTGTCGGGCGCTGCCGGAGCTGTGGGCTCTCTGGTCGGACAGATCGCGAAGATCAAAGGCTGCAAGGTGATTGGCTTTGCTGGTTCTGATGATAAACTTAAGTGGCTCGAAGAGATCGGTTTCGACAAAGCTATCAACTACAAGACTGCCGATATAGCAAAGGCTCTGAAAGAAGCTGCTCCCAATGGCGTGGACTGTTACTTCGACAATGTTGGTGGTGAGCTCAGCAGTGCAATTATAAatcaaatgaatgaatttgGAAGGGTATCAGTATGTGGTGCCATCAGTTCGTACAATGACGCTGAATTGCCAAAATCAACCATCCTGCAGCCGGCATTAGTATCGAAACAACTGAGGATCGAAGGGTTTATAGTGTGGCGGTGGTACAGTCGGCACTCAGAAGCGTTTGCTGAATTAACGAAATGGATTCTGAGCGGAGAGTTGAAGCCTAGAGAGCACATCACTGAAGGATTTGAGAATATGGTCGACGCTTTTGTGGGAATGTTAAAAGGTAATAATTATGGAAAAGCTGTTGTTAAATTGTAA
- the LOC118264099 gene encoding prostaglandin reductase 1, with product MVKARKYVVKKHFEGLPKREDYDIVEYELPPLKNGEILVKVEWVSVDPYMRAYNPRYPTPYDQFGFQVGLVEDSKDPRYPVGTRVVSHKGWCDYCVIDTNDPNAGPTGQPYKLPNLKGLSNSLGVGAVGMPGLTAYFGFLEICQPKAGETVVVTGAAGAVGSLVGQIAKLKGCKVIGFAGSDDKVKWLEEIGFDKGINYKSADIAKALKEAAPKGVDCYFDNVGGELSSTIINQMNEFGRVSVCGAISAYNDSNLPKATILQPALVFKQLKIEGFMVWRWFHRQNEAFADLIKWIQNGDLKPREHITEGFDNIFNAFVGMLNGENSGKAVIKL from the coding sequence ATGGTGAAGGCAAGGAAGTACGTGGTTAAAAAACATTTCGAGGGTTTACCCAAACGGGAGGACTACGACATTGTGGAATACGAGCTGCCTCCGCTCAAGAATGGAGAGATCCTCGTCAAGGTCGAGTGGGTGAGTGTGGACCCATACATGCGAGCGTATAACCCACGCTACCCAACTCCATATGACCAGTTTGGTTTCCAAGTCGGATTAGTTGAAGATTCCAAGGATCCCAGATATCCTGTCGGCACCAGGGTCGTTTCCCACAAAGGATGGTGTGACTACTGCGTCATTGATACCAATGACCCTAACGCCGGCCCCACAGGACAGCCTTACAAACTACCTAACTTGAAAGGATTATCAAACTCTTTGGGAGTCGGTGCTGTTGGCATGCCGGGACTAACCGCGTACTTCGGATTCCTCGAAATCTGCCAACCTAAAGCTGGCGAGACAGTCGTCGTGACTGGCGCTGCCGGAGCTGTGGGCTCTCTGGTCGGACAGATCGCGAAGCTCAAGGGCTGCAAGGTGATCGGCTTCGCTGGCTCCGATGACAAAGTCAAATGGCTGGAAGAGATTGGTTTCGACAAGGGGATCAACTACAAGAGTGCCGATATAGCAAAGGCTCTGAAAGAAGCTGCTCCCAAGGGAGTGGACTGCTACTTCGACAATGTTGGAGGAGAGCTCAGCAGTACGATTATTAATCAAATGAACGAGTTCGGAAGAGTTTCAGTTTGTGGTGCTATCAGTGCGTACAACGACTCCAACTTACCGAAAGCTACCATCCTACAGCCCGCTTTAGTAttcaaacaattgaaaattgaagGATTCATGGTATGGAGGTGGTTCCACCGCCAAAACGAAGCATTCGCCGACCTTATCAAGTGGATTCAAAATGGAGACCTAAAGCCTAGAGAACACATTACTGAAGGATTCGACAACATTTTCAACGCTTTTGTTGGAATGTTAAATGGCGAAAATTCTGGAAAGGCAGTTattaaattgtaa
- the LOC118264102 gene encoding uncharacterized protein LOC118264102: MASGGDAPVTVLPKHMTYSNSRVPVLGALIDYVDTSIQYLRKKTFAQAEKLHAKSSRATLSASFLATVCLMLGFVCNVKFEVVTVDEEPLPNDLHFMLMSKEDKLYIDDIDVSRVMWCVEASDSLVILISSLLIWNSSNVRSPLSEYLFLPWLGATLRGLFLRQAPTAGALLYTMAVINGNVNPLFLTAFSFLFLLEARLWLEIARLVRSRWERREHAIASQGSEYEVETLWSNDDVQSIEMRNYVY; this comes from the exons ATGGCGAGTGGCGGAGACGCGCCGGTTACTGTTCTACCTAAACATATGACTTACTCGAATTCTAGAGTACCGGTATTGGGGGCGTTGATTGATTATGTGGACACCAGCATCCAATATTTGAGGAAGAAGACTTTCGCACAAGCGGAGAAACTGCACGCGAAGTCCTCGAGGGCGACACTGTCTGCCAGCTTCCTCGCTACCGTCTGTCTGATGCTAGGGTTCGTATGCAACGTGAAGTTTGAGGTGGTGACCGTGGACGAGGAGCCTCTGCCTAATGACTTGCATTTCATGCTAATGAGCAAGGAGGACAAGCTGTACATCGATGATATTGACGTGTCGC gtGTGATGTGGTGTGTGGAGGCGTCTGACAGTCTTGTTATATTAATTAGCAGTTTGCTAATATGGAACTCTTCAAACGTG CGCTCTCCACTAAGTGAGTACCTATTCCTCCCCTGGCTAGGCGCAACCCTCCGCGGTCTGTTTTTGCGGCAGGCCCCCACAGCCGGAGCCCTCCTCTATACGATGGCAGTCATCAACGGCAACGTCAACCCTCTCTTCCTGACTGCTTTCTCGTTTTTATTCC TATTGGAAGCGCGGTTGTGGCTGGAGATTGCTCGTCTGGTGCGCTCGAGGTGGGAGCGGCGCGAGCATGCCATCGCCTCGCAGGGCTCGGAGTACGAAGTCGAAACTCTATGGAGCAACGACGATGTCCAAAGCATTGAAATGAGAAACTACGTTTATTAG
- the LOC118264098 gene encoding prostaglandin reductase 1-like isoform X2 has translation MVRARKYVVVNEFKGWPKREDFQIEEHELPPLKDGEILVKTQWLSVDPYMRAHSSKERYDQFGYNIAVVIETKAADYPVGTKVVSHKGWCDYCILDTNKVYEDTGKIYKLPTMKGLPDSLAVGAVGMPGATAYFGFLEHCRPKPGETVVVTGAAGAVGSLVGQIAKIKGCKVIGFAGSDEKVKWLESIGFDKAINYKTADTAAALRAAAPQGVDCYYDNVGGELSSTILYQMNQYGRVVVIGFISSYNEDSKNLTKVTPLQPAILFHRLSIRGYVVWESLDKFPEAFEQITKWIQSGKIVAKEHVTEGFENLFDALIGVLRGDNIGKAVVKI, from the exons ATGGTGAGAGCACGCAAGTACGTCGTAGTCAACGAGTTCAAGGGTTGGCCCAAACGTGAAGATTTCCAAATTGAGGAGCACGAGCTGCCGCCCCTCAAGGATGGAGAGATTCTGGTCAAAACCCAGTGGTTGAGTGTCGACCCATACATGCGGGCCCACAGTTCAAAAGAACGGTACGACCAGTTTGGCTACAACATTGCTGTAGTAATTGAAACCAAGGCCGCTGACTACCCAGTTGGAACGAAAGTGGTGTCCCACAAAGGCTGGTGTGACTATTGCATCCTGGATACTAATAAGGTATATGAGGACACCGGAAAAATTTACAAACTTCCAACGATGAAGGGTTTACCCGATTCGCTGGCAGTCGGTGCTGTAGGCATGCCAGGTGCTACTGCGTACTTCGGATTCCTGGAACACTGCAGACCCAAACCTGGTGAGACAGTGGTCGTGACTGGCGCTGCTGGAGCTGTGGGCTCTCTGGTCGGACAGATTGCGAAGATCAAAGGCTGCAAG GTGATCGGCTTCGCTGGCTCCGACGAGAAAGTCAAGTGGCTGGAGAGCATCGGCTTTGACAAGGCGATCAACTACAAGACTGCCGACACCGCGGCTGCACTGAGAGCAGCTGCTCCGCAGGGAGTGGACTGTTACTACGACAACGTCGGCGGAGAGCTGAGCAGCACCATCTTGTACCAGATGAATCAATATGGACGAGTCGTAGTTATTGGCTTCATTAGCTCATACAATGAGGATTCTAAGAACTTGACCAAAGTAACACCCTTACAACCTGCGATATTATTCCACCGACTATCGATCAGAGGTTACGTTGTATGGGAGTCACTTGACAAGTTCCCTGAAGCATTCGAACAAATCACCAAGTGGATACAGAGTGGGAAGATAGTGGCCAAAGAACATGTCACGGAAGGTTTTGAGAATCTCTTTGATGCTTTAATAGGAGTGCTGAGAGGTGACAATATCGGAAAGGctgttgttaaaatataa